A window of Apium graveolens cultivar Ventura chromosome 8, ASM990537v1, whole genome shotgun sequence contains these coding sequences:
- the LOC141677782 gene encoding peptidyl-prolyl cis-trans isomerase FKBP16-3, chloroplastic isoform X1: MASISLHLLPLGSMCSKQFSACHQIARGKLQCMNMRCLSSELERKPSQETDVEYEVSVVTRRSMIGLALGVSSNLLYSSNAKSAGLPPEDKPMLCDEECQKELENAPMITTESGLQYKDIKVGAGPSPPVGFQVAANCVAMVPSGQIFDSSLEKGQLYIFRIGSGQVIKGLDEGILSMKVGGKRRLYIPGSLAFPKGLTSAPGRPRVAPNSPVIFDVSLEYIPGLEIDDE; encoded by the exons ATGGCTTCTATATCTCTGCACCTGCTTCCACTTG GATCTATGTGTTCTAAACAATTTTCTGCCTGTCATCAAATTGCTAGAGGCAAACTACAATGCATGAATATGCGGTGCTTGAGTTCAGAACTAGAAAGAAAACCTTCACAGGAAACTGATGTTGAATATGAGGTGTCAGTGGTGACACGTCGGAGTATGATTGGTTTAGCTTTGGGGGTTTCTAGCAATTTATTGTACTCATCTAATGCCAAGTCAGCAGGTTTGCCCCCAGAGGATAAACCAATGTTATGTGATGAAGAGTGTCAAAAAGAGCTTGAAAAT GCACCCATGATAACCACAGAGTCAGGCTTGCAGTATAAAGATATAAAAGTTGGTGCAGGCCCTAGTCCCCCTGTTGGATTTCAG GTGGCTGCAAATTGTGTTGCAATGGTTCCATCAGGACAGATATTTGATAG TTCATTGGAGAAAGGTCAACTTTATATCTTCCGCATAGGATCTGGTCAG GTGATCAAGGGTTTGGATGAAGGTATATTGAGCATGAAAGTTGGGGGAAAGCGCCGACTATATATTCCCGGATCT TTGGCATTTCCTAAAGGTCTGACTTCTGCTCCGGGAAGGCCAAGAGTGGCTCCTAATAGCCCAGTCATTTTCGATGTAAGCTTGGAGTACATTCCAGGTCTTGAAATTGATGATGAGTGA
- the LOC141677782 gene encoding peptidyl-prolyl cis-trans isomerase FKBP16-3, chloroplastic isoform X2, which translates to MASISLHLLPLGSMCSKQFSACHQIARGKLQCMNMRCLSSELERKPSQETDVEYEVSVVTRRSMIGLALGVSSNLLYSSNAKSAGLPPEDKPMLCDEECQKELENAPMITTESGLQYKDIKVGAGPSPPVGFQVAANCVAMVPSGQIFDSSLEKGQLYIFRIGSGQVIKGLDEGILSMKVGGKRRLYIPGSGTRKLENHFYFVSAQII; encoded by the exons ATGGCTTCTATATCTCTGCACCTGCTTCCACTTG GATCTATGTGTTCTAAACAATTTTCTGCCTGTCATCAAATTGCTAGAGGCAAACTACAATGCATGAATATGCGGTGCTTGAGTTCAGAACTAGAAAGAAAACCTTCACAGGAAACTGATGTTGAATATGAGGTGTCAGTGGTGACACGTCGGAGTATGATTGGTTTAGCTTTGGGGGTTTCTAGCAATTTATTGTACTCATCTAATGCCAAGTCAGCAGGTTTGCCCCCAGAGGATAAACCAATGTTATGTGATGAAGAGTGTCAAAAAGAGCTTGAAAAT GCACCCATGATAACCACAGAGTCAGGCTTGCAGTATAAAGATATAAAAGTTGGTGCAGGCCCTAGTCCCCCTGTTGGATTTCAG GTGGCTGCAAATTGTGTTGCAATGGTTCCATCAGGACAGATATTTGATAG TTCATTGGAGAAAGGTCAACTTTATATCTTCCGCATAGGATCTGGTCAG GTGATCAAGGGTTTGGATGAAGGTATATTGAGCATGAAAGTTGGGGGAAAGCGCCGACTATATATTCCCGGATCT GGAACCCGAAAACTGGAAAATCATTTCTATTTCGTGTCTGCGCAGATCATTTAA
- the LOC141677782 gene encoding peptidyl-prolyl cis-trans isomerase FKBP16-3, chloroplastic isoform X3 encodes MASISLHLLPLGSMCSKQFSACHQIARGKLQCMNMRCLSSELERKPSQETDVEYEVSVVTRRSMIGLALGVSSNLLYSSNAKSAGLPPEDKPMLCDEECQKELENVAANCVAMVPSGQIFDSSLEKGQLYIFRIGSGQVIKGLDEGILSMKVGGKRRLYIPGSLAFPKGLTSAPGRPRVAPNSPVIFDVSLEYIPGLEIDDE; translated from the exons ATGGCTTCTATATCTCTGCACCTGCTTCCACTTG GATCTATGTGTTCTAAACAATTTTCTGCCTGTCATCAAATTGCTAGAGGCAAACTACAATGCATGAATATGCGGTGCTTGAGTTCAGAACTAGAAAGAAAACCTTCACAGGAAACTGATGTTGAATATGAGGTGTCAGTGGTGACACGTCGGAGTATGATTGGTTTAGCTTTGGGGGTTTCTAGCAATTTATTGTACTCATCTAATGCCAAGTCAGCAGGTTTGCCCCCAGAGGATAAACCAATGTTATGTGATGAAGAGTGTCAAAAAGAGCTTGAAAAT GTGGCTGCAAATTGTGTTGCAATGGTTCCATCAGGACAGATATTTGATAG TTCATTGGAGAAAGGTCAACTTTATATCTTCCGCATAGGATCTGGTCAG GTGATCAAGGGTTTGGATGAAGGTATATTGAGCATGAAAGTTGGGGGAAAGCGCCGACTATATATTCCCGGATCT TTGGCATTTCCTAAAGGTCTGACTTCTGCTCCGGGAAGGCCAAGAGTGGCTCCTAATAGCCCAGTCATTTTCGATGTAAGCTTGGAGTACATTCCAGGTCTTGAAATTGATGATGAGTGA